Proteins found in one Rhodobacteraceae bacterium D3-12 genomic segment:
- the rpsO gene encoding 30S ribosomal protein S15, whose translation MSITLEEKAKVMKEFGTKEGDTGSPEVQVAILSSRIATLTEHFKTHKKDNHGRRGLLKMVAQRRKLLDYLKGKDEARYADLIKRLGLRR comes from the coding sequence ATGTCGATCACGCTTGAAGAAAAAGCAAAAGTTATGAAGGAATTTGGCACCAAAGAGGGCGACACAGGTTCGCCCGAAGTACAGGTTGCCATCCTGAGCTCGCGTATTGCAACGCTGACCGAGCACTTTAAGACACACAAGAAAGACAACCACGGCCGCCGTGGCCTGCTGAAGATGGTTGCCCAGCGTCGTAAGCTGTTGGATTACCTGAAAGGCAAGGATGAGGCGCGTTACGCGGACCTTATCAAACGTCTCGGCCTGCGCCGGTAA
- a CDS encoding DUF1643 domain-containing protein produces MITRTHTKGDAPSTAVYSECEAYRYALTRVWDEAGRKVLFIMLNPSTATEVQNDPTVERCERRARALGFGGFRVTNIFAWRDTDPRKMRAAADPVGPLNDATITEGCGWADQIIAAWGTHGAHLQRGPAVEALLRDSGREIYHLGLTKDGHPKHPLYIAYTQQPERWF; encoded by the coding sequence GTGATCACGCGGACCCATACCAAGGGCGATGCGCCCTCGACCGCCGTTTATTCGGAGTGCGAGGCTTATCGCTATGCTCTGACGCGGGTGTGGGACGAGGCCGGGCGCAAGGTGTTGTTTATCATGCTGAACCCGTCGACCGCGACCGAGGTGCAGAACGACCCCACGGTTGAACGGTGCGAGCGGCGGGCGCGGGCCTTGGGGTTTGGCGGGTTTCGCGTGACCAATATTTTCGCATGGCGCGACACCGACCCGCGCAAGATGCGCGCGGCCGCTGATCCGGTGGGACCATTGAATGACGCGACCATCACCGAGGGCTGTGGCTGGGCCGATCAGATCATCGCCGCCTGGGGCACGCATGGCGCGCATTTACAGCGCGGGCCAGCGGTTGAGGCATTATTGCGCGACAGTGGCCGAGAGATTTACCATCTTGGGTTAACCAAGGATGGTCATCCGAAACATCCGCTTTATATTGCCTATACGCAGCAACCGGAGCGGTGGTTTTGA
- the hemC gene encoding hydroxymethylbilane synthase, translating into MTFALPSPASPLKIGTRGSPLALAQAHETRARLGAAFELPPEAFEIVIIRTSGDDAALIAKDRPLKEIGGKGLFTKEIEEQLVAGGIDIAVHSMKDMPVEQPDGLVLQCYLPREDVRDAFISPDFDGLSALPKGAVVGTSSLRRRAQLKVVRPDLEVVEFRGNVQTRLKKLGAGVAQATFLAMAGLNRLGREDVPATPIEVEDMLPAVAQGAIGIERRGSDHRVGAMLEAIHDRQTGERLAAERAFLAALDGSCETPIAGLAELSGGTLRLRGEILRPDGSERLADASEGAIEDGAEIGREMAERLLKLAGPGFFDWRG; encoded by the coding sequence ATGACATTTGCTTTGCCCAGCCCCGCCTCGCCCCTCAAGATCGGCACCAGAGGATCGCCGCTTGCCCTTGCGCAGGCCCATGAGACGCGGGCGCGATTGGGCGCGGCGTTCGAGTTGCCGCCCGAGGCGTTCGAGATCGTGATCATCCGCACCAGCGGCGATGATGCGGCGTTGATTGCCAAGGATCGTCCGTTGAAGGAGATCGGCGGTAAGGGGTTGTTCACCAAGGAGATCGAGGAGCAGCTTGTCGCCGGTGGGATCGACATTGCGGTGCATTCGATGAAGGACATGCCGGTGGAGCAGCCGGACGGTTTGGTTTTGCAATGCTACCTGCCGCGTGAAGACGTGCGCGATGCGTTCATTTCGCCGGATTTCGACGGGTTGAGCGCGCTGCCGAAAGGGGCGGTTGTCGGCACGTCGAGCCTGCGGCGGCGGGCGCAGTTGAAGGTGGTGCGACCGGACCTTGAAGTGGTGGAATTTCGCGGCAATGTTCAGACCCGTTTGAAGAAGCTGGGGGCTGGCGTGGCGCAAGCGACGTTTCTGGCGATGGCGGGGTTGAACCGGCTGGGGCGGGAAGATGTGCCCGCGACGCCGATCGAGGTGGAGGACATGTTGCCCGCCGTGGCGCAAGGCGCGATCGGGATCGAGCGGCGTGGCAGTGACCATCGGGTCGGGGCGATGCTGGAAGCGATCCATGACCGGCAGACCGGTGAGCGGCTGGCGGCGGAACGCGCGTTTCTGGCGGCGCTGGACGGGTCGTGCGAGACGCCGATTGCCGGGCTGGCCGAGCTGAGCGGCGGCACGCTGCGGCTTCGCGGGGAGATATTGCGACCGGACGGCAGCGAGCGGCTGGCCGATGCCAGCGAGGGCGCGATCGAGGATGGTGCGGAGATCGGCCGGGAAATGGCCGAGCGTTTGTTGAAGCTGGCGGGGCCGGGCTTTTTCGACTGGCGCGGGTGA
- a CDS encoding AzlD domain-containing protein, translating to MSTAHWVLIVMLAVAAFAIRLAGLFAGTRIKASRHAWVLEDVPGLIVVSLVAASLAGQPVEMWLAAAVALAVAVVSNHVIATMCVGVAAFAALAALIG from the coding sequence ATGAGCACAGCGCATTGGGTGTTGATTGTCATGCTCGCGGTGGCGGCGTTTGCAATTCGGCTGGCCGGGCTGTTTGCCGGCACGCGGATCAAGGCGTCGCGCCACGCATGGGTGCTTGAGGATGTGCCGGGGCTGATTGTGGTGAGCCTTGTCGCGGCGTCATTGGCCGGGCAGCCGGTTGAGATGTGGCTGGCGGCGGCCGTGGCATTGGCCGTTGCGGTGGTGAGCAATCATGTGATCGCAACGATGTGCGTCGGGGTGGCCGCCTTTGCGGCGCTTGCTGCTTTGATTGGCTAG
- a CDS encoding calcium-binding protein → MLFLAGLMGMALVGATVFVGVDGSLSGEREGDADGDAELDNPQEAEHFIDFGELITGGDGDASLVGGGGDDLISGGAGNDSVDGAAGDDHLRGAAGDDQLFGGAGEDTLHGELGNDTLFGGAEDDVLFGHVGDDEMDGGAGDDTLEAGDGDDLLDGGAGGDALHGFLGEDTLDGGAGADTLFGGEGDDVLIGIGDGAGDMLNGGAGDDVIAAGGGDMVTAGEGADTIMVSDWALDEVATLTDFEIGEDSLVVFYDDSEGGADYALSLEADREDETLTHVLLNDEIVLSVVDGGAMSLADIALVPQSAAGLLDGVV, encoded by the coding sequence ATGCTTTTTCTGGCTGGTTTGATGGGTATGGCCCTTGTTGGTGCCACGGTTTTCGTGGGCGTTGACGGATCTCTCTCGGGTGAGCGGGAGGGGGATGCGGACGGTGATGCAGAGCTGGACAACCCGCAAGAGGCCGAACATTTCATTGATTTTGGCGAGTTGATCACCGGCGGTGATGGGGATGCGTCCTTGGTCGGTGGCGGGGGTGATGACCTGATCAGCGGGGGGGCCGGGAACGACAGTGTCGACGGCGCGGCGGGCGACGATCATCTGCGTGGCGCGGCGGGGGATGACCAGCTTTTTGGCGGTGCGGGTGAAGACACGCTGCATGGCGAGTTGGGCAACGACACGCTGTTCGGCGGCGCGGAGGATGACGTGCTGTTTGGCCATGTCGGCGATGACGAGATGGATGGCGGCGCGGGGGATGACACGCTGGAAGCGGGTGACGGTGACGACCTGCTCGATGGTGGCGCGGGCGGTGATGCACTGCACGGCTTTCTGGGCGAAGATACGCTGGATGGTGGGGCCGGGGCGGATACGCTTTTTGGTGGTGAGGGCGATGACGTTCTGATCGGGATTGGCGACGGGGCCGGTGATATGTTGAACGGTGGCGCGGGCGATGATGTGATCGCGGCGGGTGGCGGCGACATGGTGACGGCGGGTGAAGGCGCGGACACGATCATGGTGAGCGACTGGGCGCTAGACGAGGTCGCGACGCTGACCGATTTTGAGATCGGAGAAGATTCGCTTGTGGTGTTTTATGACGACAGCGAAGGCGGGGCGGATTATGCGCTGAGCCTTGAGGCGGATCGCGAGGATGAGACGCTGACCCATGTGCTGTTGAATGACGAGATCGTTTTGTCGGTGGTGGATGGCGGGGCGATGAGCCTTGCTGATATCGCGCTTGTTCCGCAATCGGCGGCAGGATTGTTGGACGGGGTGGTTTAG
- a CDS encoding DUF5665 domain-containing protein, translating to MSETGDRQPDRLADQTQAIQQLTQEVERLNSHRFITLHNSRWRILLYSLGRGLAFGLGSVLGATILVSIVGWWASQFEFLPIIGEWAARLVEEIERAE from the coding sequence TTGAGCGAGACAGGTGACAGGCAGCCCGACCGGTTGGCCGATCAGACACAGGCGATCCAGCAATTGACCCAAGAGGTTGAGCGGCTGAACTCGCATCGGTTTATCACCCTGCATAATTCGCGCTGGCGGATCCTTTTGTATTCGCTGGGGCGGGGGTTGGCGTTTGGCCTCGGCTCGGTCCTTGGGGCGACGATATTGGTGTCGATCGTCGGCTGGTGGGCGTCGCAATTTGAGTTCCTGCCGATCATCGGGGAATGGGCCGCGCGGCTGGTCGAGGAAATCGAACGGGCCGAGTGA